A region from the Sander vitreus isolate 19-12246 chromosome 1, sanVit1, whole genome shotgun sequence genome encodes:
- the scamp5b gene encoding secretory carrier-associated membrane protein 5: protein FVSEPNFPPLPGFIPLKPCFYQDFEEIPEQHRSMCKKMYNLWILNSATLAVNLIGCFAWMFGGGGVTNFGLAIIWLLMFTPCSYVCWFRPIYKAFKSDSSFNFMQFFFVFMAQVGISIIQSIGIPGWGVCGWLATISFFSYNIFIALIMLVPTIMFTAVASLSFIALTRIHNFYRGSGGSMSKAQEEWATGAWKNPHVQAAAQQAAMGAVSGAMQDHSHSPSPQYNDNQM, encoded by the exons TTTGTCTCAGAGCCCAACTTCCCCCCACTGCCGGGATTCATTCCACTCAAGCCATGCTTCTACCAGGACTTTGAGGAGATCCCTGAGCAGCACCGCAGCATGTGCAAGAAAATGTACAACCTGTGGATAT TGAATAGTGCTACTCTTGCGGTGAATCTCATTGGCTGCTTTGCTTGGATGTTTGGTGGAGGGGGTGTGACCAACTTTGGACTGGCTATCATCTGGCTCCTCATGTTCACGCCTTGCTCTTATGTCTGTTGGTTCAGGCCCATCTACAAGGCCTTCAA gaGTGACAGCTCTTTCAACTTCATGCAGTTCTTTTTTGTGTTCATGGCCCAAGTTGGCATCAGCATCATCCAAAGCATAGGCATTCCTGGATGGGGAGTATG TGGTTGGTTGGCTACCATCTCCTTCTTCAGCTATAATATTTTCATTGCGCTGATCATGTTGGTACCTACTATCATGTTTACTGCTGTGGCCTCACTGTCCTTCATTGCCCTCACCAGG ATCCATAATTTCTACCGTGGCAGTGGGGGCAGCATGTCCAAAGCTCAGGAGGAATGGGCCACAGGAGCCTGGAAGAACCCTCATGTCCAGGCAGCAGCCCAGCAGGCAGCGATGGGGGCAGTTTCTGGAGCCATGCAGGATCATTCCCACTCCCCCAGCCCACAATATAACGACAACCAGATGTAG